The DNA segment ATAAGGTGTCATAGTTGTAGAAATTTTTggtcacttttttttttgcatgttTGCGGCTGCTTCTGCCGGAGTATGTATTATTAATCTCTTCTCTTCTGTTCTATGGACCATGTCATGAATGAAGATGTTAACTCTCCTTAATTAGTATTGTTTCTGAAATGTTTACCTTCCATAATGGAAGCAGCATTCACTGAACATCCTTAGGATCATCAATGCGATTCTGGATTTCTATCACGTCATAGGAAGGATTTGTTTTGTTTCCGAACAACCAACTATTCAGCATTTATTTTGTTCTAATTTAGCAAAGTATAGCGTTTGTTTGACTTGTCATAGGATCCCCAACGGAGCTTAATGCAATAAACATAATTTACTTTGTTTGACTTGTCACGCAAGGAGTGTTCCGAACGTAAGCAAGGttggaaaagcaaaaagataAAACAGGATATTTAATCATcattgaattaaaataataaaatcatacataattattatttgaatttttttaccaaTATCTTGGATATAGACTTATAGAGATTTTTTCGCCCTATAGAAGGGTTCTGGTTCTGCCTTTACCAATACCAAAAATGTgttaacacttaacacacgATTTGAAATGTCTTGTGCAATTCTAACTggatcaaaatcaaacaaacaatcaTTGCTTTGTTTGCTTTGTCACTTGTATATATGTTCAGAAAGTAAAAGAAGGCACATTATATTATTGCAAACATGGAATAGAATGAAGAGTCCTGCCTTGTAGCTTCCTTTATCAAAATTCAAgagtaaatatattaaatatatataaggtTGAAATATTCGTCGCGGAGTCACGTGGCATGTTCCTTTTTGTTCGCAATGGAACATACGAAGCAACTAGGTATTGACCAGGTCACCACACACAGACGCACTGGACGAATGTGTGGGCCTACACTCTGTCCATTTTCCACCTTGACACGAACAGGAACATATAAGTAAGAATCGCTTTCAGGGCAGAAGTTGATTATCCTTCAAAGGACGCGACATCCAACAACTTTGATTTCTAGGCCTTATTATTCCCATGCATATCCAACAATCATAGTGTGTTTCCcaataatcaaaatcaaagtCGAGTACTAGGGgaccagcaatttttgtgatttgtaacaATCAAGTagtcatcaatgatgattttaatagtgtgagattggtgtgagatttcatccaatgactcacttttcttttactGATTACATGCTGACcagaatttaataaagttgcTGGTCCTCTAGACTTTTCCTATTAACTCTGTAGCTTAAATTGTTAAcgaataacatttttattttggacTCATGGTCCCTACCCCACAAACAGATTGGTGTAAGCAAATTAGATATAGAAACTGAAAGCATAACCTGTTAACTGTCCTTGAGGACACTCTCCTTTCTTATTACTCAAAGTTTCCGAAAATGGCATCTTATTGCCTATTTCTATATTTCTTCGAGCAGTGTGACAATTCTTCATTATCCTGAATTCCTGATTGGTAGTTCAGAGTTTCGAGTGAGAACAAAAGCAATTGCCAACTTTTCACTATGATAGCTCAGCAGCTCTTGTTTGTTTTCAAGTTCAAGATCTTCAGGCACATATCCAGCATCCCTTATTTTTGAAAGTAGAACATAGTTCACACCATTCTGGGGCTCAATAAGCATCTTGGCAACATGCTCCTAAAACTGTTCTCCATCCATTGGCATTGTTTTGATAAAGTCATCTAGCTTGTCCAAGGAGGTCTGCCATACAAGACAAGTGCTCTATTCGAGTCTCTAGTCCAAGAATACATGTTCCGCACATGATCCAACCCAAGCTTGCACAAGAACTCAAAGTGCTAATAACTGAGAAATTTGAGGGCACCATTCCATGTCTCCTCATTGTATTGAAACAGGCAACTGCTTCCTCAAATTGTTCATTGTGGTCAAGGCCAGAGATCATAGAATTCCACGAGACAAGAAGTTGGATCCCCCCCTATGGCAATAGAATTCCATGATGTGACACGAGGAGCATCATCATACATGGGCATGTCTGAAGAGAATCGAGACTTAGAAATTAAGGCATGAATATCCATGCCGAGTTTAAGCCTTCCGTCTTTGCAAGCTCGAAGGGCACTACCAATGGCATAGTGATTTGTGCATATCCTGAAATCAAACAAGACCAGGAAACAGTGTTCCTTTGGGGCATTTCAGCAAACAGCTTCCGTGCGCTGATATAATACATCATCGTCTTTGGTATGCCAACAAACTCCTACCACTTGAGAACCCTTGGATTGCTTCCTAACCAATTGTAGCATGTAAAATTAACAAGATATTTTCATTCCTTTCTAATTGTAACAGATGAATCATACAAAGTGTTTTGATGATGACACTTGATAGGTGTTTATGCAAGAGAGGAGTAGGCATTAGGCTGAACATGAGTGTATGTGCCGTTTAACCATTGCCAATTCTAGAACATGAGATGAATATGTATTGTATTtgtgtatataaataaataaataatattcccTTCAGTTTTTAAGAGGGGAATACATTGCTGATTGTTGAATGCTCATTACCTACTTACTACATTACTGACcttaacaaacaaataaatggTCCCATCAGCCCAGCATAGTTCAAACACAATACACAAACTCAAAAATCTTTTATCATCTTTCCCTTGGGAGGGACTTGTACAACACCATGCTCACATATTTCTGTCCAAACTTCTCCGTGGAACGCAGGGCGGCGAAGTCACCCCCATCGGTTTTGTGGATGTATAGATGATTGAGTTCCAGATGGGAGGGTCTAGGAAGAACCGTGGATGAAGAAGAAGGGTCATCTCTTGTTGTGAGTGGTAGTTGTGGTGGTAACTCGGGCGGAGGCCTGCCAAACTCATCGTCGTTTAAGAGCATGTTATCATAAGTCCATGGTGGGGATGGAGGATCTTGGGCATCATCTAACCTTGCAGCCGTTTCTGGAATATAATCCTGCAAATATGGTTAAGCATTAAGTAGATATTAGAGGAGAAGTAGTCCAACAAGTTTACAAGaattggaaagaaaagaagtacCTGCAAATCCAAGATGTTGTAGGGGAAACCAGAATGATCAAAAGCCCAGGGGAATTCTGGAGCATGGGTGAGATATCCATCTACAATGAAACGGTAATGATAGATACCTGTTGGAAGTGCTTTAACAATGGCATAAGCATGAGGATGAGGGGGAGACTGCAAGTGCAGGGTGTCTCTGGTTTCCCAGTTGTCCCATGATCCTATAACAGCAACATCCCTGCTTACTGGATGGTTCCAAGTAATATTCACACGTTTCAATCTCTGATGTACCACTCTTTCTACATATCCATCTTGCATTTGCCGCTGGGCCATGCACCACCAGTTACACTAGCTTAGCTTtgctttttaatttca comes from the Arachis duranensis cultivar V14167 chromosome 7, aradu.V14167.gnm2.J7QH, whole genome shotgun sequence genome and includes:
- the LOC107496228 gene encoding SNF1-related protein kinase regulatory subunit beta-2 isoform X2; translated protein: MAQRQMQDGYVERVVHQRLKRVNITWNHPVSRDVAVIGSWDNWETRDTLHLQSPPHPHAYAIVKALPTGIYHYRFIVDGYLTHAPEFPWAFDHSGFPYNILDLQDYIPETAARLDDAQDPPSPPWTYDNMLLNDDEFGRPPPELPPQLPLTTRDDPSSSSTVLPRPSHLELNHLYIHKTDGGDFAALRSTEKFGQKYVSMVLYKSLPRER
- the LOC107496228 gene encoding SNF1-related protein kinase regulatory subunit beta-2 isoform X1 codes for the protein MGSHGKGKDGEGTSGLKDDDKYEPQLRFHTPTATAPQRQMQDGYVERVVHQRLKRVNITWNHPVSRDVAVIGSWDNWETRDTLHLQSPPHPHAYAIVKALPTGIYHYRFIVDGYLTHAPEFPWAFDHSGFPYNILDLQDYIPETAARLDDAQDPPSPPWTYDNMLLNDDEFGRPPPELPPQLPLTTRDDPSSSSTVLPRPSHLELNHLYIHKTDGGDFAALRSTEKFGQKYVSMVLYKSLPRER